A single region of the Chthoniobacterales bacterium genome encodes:
- a CDS encoding dihydroorotase — MSACVNIRGGRVIDPATGRDDKGDVFIVDGKFSDVPAPGAQEIDAAGLVVCPGFIDIHVHLREPGQSAKETIETGTRAAAAGGFTSVVAMPNTQPVADHPGIIAWVQERAAAAGAVNVFPTGAITVGSKGEQLAPIGAMAAAGIVAVTDDGRCVQNHEVMRRAAEYCRMFDLPLFDHCQDTSVAGAEAAMHEGFWSTVLGLPGWPRMAEEIIVARDAMLAELTGARIHCQHLSAAGSVRIMREARARGVSLSGEVCPHHIALTDESLKDYSTDFKMNPPLREQTDIDALLGGLADGTIDILATDHAPHTVYEKEVEFAAAPFGIVGLETAVGLFCEILLHRTGAVDLPRMVAMLTVNPARLLGLDRGTLGAGRPGDVTILDPAREWVVDKELFATKGRNTPFHGWKLRGRALRTIVGGRTAWEISR; from the coding sequence ATGAGCGCGTGTGTGAACATTCGTGGCGGCCGTGTCATCGATCCGGCCACAGGACGCGACGACAAGGGCGATGTCTTCATTGTGGATGGAAAATTTTCCGATGTTCCCGCGCCCGGAGCGCAGGAGATTGACGCGGCGGGCCTCGTTGTCTGTCCAGGATTCATCGATATCCATGTCCACCTTCGGGAACCGGGGCAATCCGCGAAGGAAACCATCGAAACCGGAACCCGGGCGGCGGCGGCCGGCGGCTTCACGAGCGTCGTGGCCATGCCCAACACCCAACCCGTTGCCGATCACCCGGGTATTATCGCGTGGGTGCAGGAGCGCGCCGCGGCGGCGGGTGCGGTCAATGTTTTCCCCACCGGTGCGATCACGGTCGGTTCGAAAGGTGAACAACTCGCGCCGATCGGCGCGATGGCCGCGGCCGGAATCGTGGCGGTCACGGACGATGGGCGGTGCGTGCAGAACCATGAAGTGATGCGGCGCGCCGCGGAATACTGCCGCATGTTCGACCTTCCACTCTTCGACCACTGCCAGGACACATCGGTGGCGGGGGCCGAGGCTGCGATGCACGAGGGATTCTGGAGCACGGTGCTCGGGCTTCCGGGTTGGCCGCGCATGGCGGAGGAGATCATTGTCGCGCGCGATGCGATGCTTGCAGAACTGACCGGTGCGCGCATCCACTGCCAGCATCTTTCGGCCGCGGGCAGCGTGCGCATCATGCGCGAGGCGCGGGCCCGCGGGGTTTCCCTCAGCGGCGAGGTTTGCCCGCACCACATCGCGCTCACCGATGAATCGCTCAAAGATTACAGCACGGATTTCAAAATGAACCCGCCGCTGCGCGAACAGACGGATATCGACGCCTTGCTTGGCGGTTTGGCGGATGGGACCATCGACATTCTGGCGACGGACCACGCGCCGCACACGGTTTACGAGAAAGAAGTCGAATTCGCCGCCGCGCCTTTTGGTATCGTGGGCCTGGAGACGGCGGTCGGGTTGTTCTGCGAGATTCTCCTCCACCGCACGGGGGCGGTTGATCTTCCGCGGATGGTTGCGATGCTGACGGTGAATCCCGCGCGATTGCTCGGTCTGGATCGCGGGACGCTGGGCGCTGGTAGGCCGGGTGATGTCACCATTCTCGACCCTGCGCGTGAGTGGGTGGTGGACAAGGAACTGTTCGCCACGAAGGGCCGCAACACGCCGTTCCACGGGTGGAAATTGCGCGGGCGCGCGCTGCGCACGATCGTCGGCGGGCGCACGGCTTGGGAAATCTCGCGGTGA
- the tgt gene encoding tRNA guanosine(34) transglycosylase Tgt, whose translation MSAQHFEVLATDASSAARRGRLRTRRGVIETPVFMPVGTQGTVKAVSPRELHELRAQVVLGNTYHLFVRPGLEVIRKLGGLHRFMGWDGPILTDSGGFQVFSLSKLRRITEEGVHFQNHLDGAPCFIGPETSMEIQDTLGSDIVMAFDECPPHPCPREEAARSLDLTLRWERRCLDWWASRDRSGPRPLLFGIVQGSSYADLREKSARDLVAMDWDGYAVGGVSVGEPEEEMMKAVENSVPWLPSDRPRYAMGLGTPPQLVEMVARGIDMFDCVLPTRVARNGTAFTDSGTLNLKNACFTLDEGPIEEGCTCYACANFSRAYVRHLVKAEEILGLRLITLHNLHFYLALMERMRTSLEAGNFSEFRTRFVRGYKPHRE comes from the coding sequence GTGAGCGCACAACATTTCGAGGTGTTGGCGACGGACGCCTCATCGGCCGCGCGGCGCGGGCGTCTGCGCACCCGTCGGGGAGTGATCGAAACTCCGGTGTTCATGCCGGTGGGAACGCAGGGCACGGTGAAAGCCGTGAGCCCGCGCGAACTCCACGAACTCCGGGCGCAGGTCGTTCTCGGCAACACTTACCACCTCTTTGTGCGTCCCGGTCTCGAGGTGATCCGCAAACTCGGCGGTCTGCACCGCTTCATGGGTTGGGATGGTCCGATTCTCACTGACAGCGGCGGGTTCCAGGTTTTCTCGCTCTCCAAACTCAGGCGCATCACCGAGGAGGGCGTCCATTTCCAAAACCACCTCGACGGTGCGCCCTGCTTCATAGGTCCGGAGACATCAATGGAGATCCAGGACACGCTCGGATCGGATATCGTCATGGCCTTCGACGAGTGCCCTCCGCACCCTTGTCCCCGCGAAGAGGCCGCGCGCAGCCTCGACCTGACACTGCGCTGGGAGCGGAGATGCCTTGATTGGTGGGCGTCGCGCGACCGGAGCGGTCCGCGCCCCTTGCTTTTCGGGATCGTGCAGGGTTCGTCCTACGCGGACCTGCGGGAGAAGTCGGCACGTGATTTGGTGGCGATGGATTGGGACGGCTACGCTGTCGGCGGCGTGAGCGTGGGGGAACCTGAGGAAGAGATGATGAAAGCCGTGGAGAATTCGGTGCCGTGGCTTCCTTCCGACCGGCCGCGCTACGCCATGGGTCTCGGCACTCCGCCGCAATTGGTCGAGATGGTGGCGCGCGGGATCGATATGTTCGACTGCGTCCTGCCCACGCGCGTGGCGCGCAACGGAACGGCATTCACCGACTCGGGAACCCTGAATTTGAAAAATGCGTGCTTCACGCTCGACGAAGGACCGATCGAGGAAGGTTGCACATGCTACGCCTGCGCGAATTTCTCACGTGCTTATGTGCGGCATCTCGTCAAGGCGGAGGAAATCTTGGGCCTGAGGCTGATCACGCTTCACAACCTGCATTTTTACCTCGCCCTCATGGAGCGCATGCGCACCTCGCTGGAGGCGGGAAATTTTTCGGAATTCCGCACTCGCTTCGTGCGCGGTTACAAGCCGCACCGGGAGTGA
- a CDS encoding exosortase system-associated protein, TIGR04073 family, which translates to MKFLPALAALVATASLASADIQQPPSSEWGPTRKLGRGLGNICYGITELPDSMMSVNYFEGNSAAFSYGIVRGLGRTLARLGYGLYDTLLFPFPTYKGTYAPPYRSNVQWIWSGYSEFPPELLFETRYPYVRDDQQDP; encoded by the coding sequence ATGAAATTTCTCCCCGCCCTCGCCGCTCTTGTGGCAACCGCCTCATTGGCCAGCGCCGACATCCAGCAACCGCCTTCCTCCGAATGGGGGCCCACGCGCAAGCTGGGCCGGGGCCTGGGCAACATCTGCTACGGCATCACCGAGTTGCCCGATTCCATGATGTCGGTGAACTACTTCGAGGGAAACTCCGCCGCTTTCAGCTACGGCATCGTCCGCGGTCTGGGCCGCACGCTTGCGCGCCTCGGCTACGGACTCTACGACACTCTTCTTTTCCCTTTCCCGACCTACAAAGGGACGTATGCGCCTCCCTACCGCAGCAACGTGCAGTGGATCTGGAGCGGATATTCGGAATTCCCGCCGGAGTTGCTCTTCGAGACGCGTTACCCATACGTCCGCGACGACCAGCAGGACCCCTGA
- a CDS encoding HNH endonuclease — MESLLERHVLVLNRLWQAVNVCSARRAFTLLYQGHAQVVWRDPDNNYLTHDFGSWHDFSEKSPEAEMVQSVRFKIRVPTVIVLVLFDRLPSKEVKFTRQNIYERDAHTCQYCARTLDRHELNLDHVLPRQRGGQTTWENVVCSCIPCNTRKGNRLPHEANMILLKEPKRPRWRPFIHLTYSSSIHDSWRHFVDVGCWNVELGD; from the coding sequence ATGGAGTCCCTGCTCGAAAGGCATGTGTTGGTCCTCAACCGGCTTTGGCAGGCGGTAAACGTCTGCAGCGCACGCCGGGCTTTCACCCTGCTCTACCAAGGCCACGCGCAGGTGGTATGGCGTGATCCGGACAACAATTACCTCACCCACGACTTCGGCAGCTGGCACGACTTTTCAGAAAAGTCACCCGAGGCTGAAATGGTCCAATCGGTGCGCTTCAAGATCCGAGTCCCGACGGTGATCGTCCTCGTCCTTTTCGACCGCTTGCCAAGCAAGGAAGTCAAGTTCACGCGGCAGAACATTTACGAGCGCGACGCGCACACTTGCCAGTATTGCGCCCGCACGCTCGACCGCCACGAACTCAATCTCGACCATGTTTTGCCCAGGCAGAGGGGCGGACAGACCACTTGGGAAAACGTTGTCTGCTCGTGCATTCCCTGCAACACACGCAAAGGCAACCGCCTTCCGCACGAAGCGAACATGATTCTCCTCAAAGAGCCGAAGCGGCCGCGTTGGCGTCCGTTCATCCACCTCACCTACTCGTCTTCAATCCACGACAGTTGGCGGCATTTCGTGGACGTAGGCTGCTGGAATGTGGAACTCGGCGACTGA
- a CDS encoding tetratricopeptide repeat protein, which translates to MKSGILSLLAFAATVVLAADVAAQDDPAGIFFSAYQEYQRAERLERDGQQSEAAAKFRFVASQLGQLKSQNPDWQPLVVDFRLKKTQEALVRLEGSLDSPTLGPPPDLPDLSGEEDTLPPVAPPRKSAGAAPPSISISADSTEDPASPDTPVAAAPAGGEDAGQLLGQLEAEKSRGAELEEKLRRAEAEFTGASMELEKTKVLVTDLQFRLQQAEQGGGAASSGGKALEEKLAAAMADKEEAAARMAESAKQIEALTGDLQTAQAAAESLKAEAEQAKSRVAELEKEKESLVSARDEAVAQADTAKQEAQQLTARVAELEAERTQLIAARDEAEKQVAEAKTALEKNAELIEANRQLESKLTEAAAKITGMESDASAKEQVIAGLQGDLDKVRSELADAQTKLKDDRHRFDELQAMNDQLLAQYDEVTGALAAVKLGDVTAAEAKLIQEENEILRGIIMRQIKEQARREQAYRLAQEEMERLEIRSDTLNDKINELAKPTLKLTDAEQEMLKSPVVTLLDADAAKMSARVEVLKPEVDGVAPADKSTDEQKQDGELQTADSSAAVDGQSPDATAPAQPDESSAQSPAPGSEAAAAAQSLDAAADQSPETIALVNEARDEFVRGNFARAEQLYQKLADLQPNNVVALANLGVAQFRQGKLTAAQLALEKAIKVDPNDAFSLTTLGAVMIEQNRSEDAVALLEKANTVVADDPITLNYLGVASSQLGQFGKAEGSLRRAITVKPDYAEAHFNLAVIYATAKPPSIALAKRHYEKALELGAGPDKRLASMLQKTPGS; encoded by the coding sequence ATGAAATCCGGCATTTTGTCGCTCTTGGCGTTTGCGGCAACGGTGGTCCTCGCCGCCGATGTGGCGGCGCAGGATGACCCGGCTGGAATATTTTTTTCCGCTTACCAGGAATACCAGCGTGCGGAGCGGCTCGAGCGCGATGGCCAGCAGTCCGAGGCGGCGGCAAAGTTCCGCTTTGTGGCGAGCCAGTTGGGTCAGCTCAAGTCGCAAAATCCCGACTGGCAGCCGCTGGTCGTGGACTTCCGTCTCAAGAAAACGCAGGAAGCGCTGGTGCGCCTGGAGGGTAGCTTGGATTCGCCGACTCTCGGGCCGCCGCCCGACCTTCCCGACTTGTCGGGTGAGGAGGACACTCTTCCGCCGGTGGCTCCGCCGCGAAAGTCCGCGGGCGCCGCGCCCCCGAGCATTTCCATTTCGGCCGACTCGACAGAGGACCCCGCGTCGCCGGATACACCGGTGGCCGCCGCTCCCGCAGGCGGCGAAGATGCCGGTCAACTGCTCGGGCAACTCGAGGCGGAAAAAAGCCGCGGGGCCGAACTCGAAGAAAAACTGCGCCGCGCCGAGGCCGAGTTCACCGGCGCGAGCATGGAACTCGAGAAAACCAAGGTCCTCGTCACGGACCTCCAGTTCCGGCTGCAGCAGGCCGAGCAGGGCGGAGGAGCAGCGTCGTCCGGCGGCAAAGCGCTCGAGGAAAAATTGGCCGCGGCCATGGCTGACAAAGAGGAAGCCGCAGCACGCATGGCGGAAAGCGCCAAGCAGATCGAGGCGTTGACCGGCGATTTGCAGACAGCGCAAGCCGCGGCCGAATCGCTGAAGGCCGAAGCCGAGCAGGCCAAGTCGCGCGTGGCCGAACTCGAGAAGGAAAAGGAATCGCTTGTTTCGGCGCGCGACGAGGCGGTCGCCCAAGCGGACACCGCCAAGCAGGAGGCGCAGCAACTCACCGCTCGCGTTGCCGAGTTGGAGGCCGAAAGGACGCAGCTGATCGCCGCCCGCGACGAAGCCGAAAAACAGGTTGCCGAGGCCAAGACGGCGCTCGAAAAAAACGCCGAGCTTATCGAGGCCAATCGCCAGCTTGAAAGCAAGCTGACCGAGGCCGCGGCAAAAATCACGGGCATGGAAAGCGATGCCTCCGCCAAAGAGCAGGTCATCGCAGGCTTGCAGGGCGACCTCGACAAGGTGCGTTCCGAATTGGCCGATGCCCAGACCAAGCTCAAGGATGACCGGCATCGTTTCGACGAGTTGCAGGCGATGAACGACCAATTGCTCGCGCAGTATGACGAAGTCACCGGGGCTTTGGCGGCGGTCAAGCTCGGCGACGTCACCGCCGCCGAAGCCAAGCTTATTCAGGAAGAAAACGAGATCCTGCGGGGCATCATCATGCGGCAGATCAAGGAACAGGCGCGCCGCGAGCAGGCCTACCGGCTCGCCCAAGAGGAGATGGAGCGCCTTGAGATCCGCTCGGACACGCTCAACGACAAAATCAACGAACTTGCCAAACCCACGCTCAAGCTCACCGACGCCGAGCAGGAGATGCTCAAGTCTCCGGTGGTCACGCTGCTCGACGCCGACGCGGCAAAGATGTCGGCCCGCGTTGAAGTCCTCAAACCCGAGGTTGACGGTGTGGCCCCTGCGGACAAATCGACGGATGAGCAAAAGCAGGATGGCGAGCTGCAAACCGCCGATTCATCAGCTGCGGTTGACGGACAGTCGCCCGATGCCACGGCGCCGGCGCAGCCGGATGAGTCGTCTGCCCAGTCCCCCGCACCCGGCTCGGAGGCTGCCGCTGCAGCCCAGTCGCTCGATGCCGCCGCGGACCAGTCTCCCGAAACCATCGCACTCGTCAACGAGGCGCGTGACGAGTTTGTTCGCGGCAACTTCGCACGTGCAGAGCAGCTTTACCAGAAGCTGGCGGACCTTCAGCCCAACAACGTGGTTGCATTGGCCAACTTGGGTGTCGCGCAATTCCGCCAAGGCAAACTCACTGCGGCACAGCTTGCCTTGGAAAAAGCAATCAAGGTCGATCCCAACGACGCATTCAGTCTGACCACTCTTGGCGCGGTGATGATCGAGCAAAACCGCAGTGAGGATGCGGTGGCCCTCCTGGAAAAAGCGAACACCGTGGTCGCCGACGATCCGATCACACTCAATTACCTCGGGGTCGCCTCAAGCCAGCTCGGGCAATTTGGAAAAGCCGAGGGTTCCCTGCGCCGTGCCATCACCGTGAAGCCGGACTATGCCGAGGCGCATTTCAACCTTGCTGTCATCTACGCCACGGCCAAGCCCCCTTCGATCGCCTTGGCGAAACGTCACTACGAAAAGGCTCTCGAGCTGGGCGCCGGACCCGATAAAAGGCTGGCGTCAATGTTGCAAAAGACGCCCGGAAGTTAG
- a CDS encoding HAD family phosphatase, producing the protein MLRAVIFDWDGVVVDSSSHHERSWEILAAKRALPLPPGHFKRGFGKKNNVIIPDLGWATDPAEVDALAREKEEIYRALVREHGIHPLPGVRELLVSLEAEKIPCAIGSSTERANLDLLLDLMDLRRFFRVIVSGEDVTHGKPDPSIFLLAAKRLGVPPTDCVVIEDALVGLEAANRAGMPVLAVATTEPLSSLKEADKAVGSLAEANPALLRDMAQAKKS; encoded by the coding sequence ATGCTCCGCGCGGTCATTTTCGACTGGGACGGCGTCGTCGTCGATTCCTCCTCTCACCATGAGCGCAGCTGGGAGATCCTTGCTGCAAAACGCGCACTGCCCCTGCCGCCGGGGCACTTCAAGCGGGGCTTCGGAAAAAAGAACAACGTGATCATCCCCGATCTCGGATGGGCCACGGACCCGGCGGAGGTGGACGCCTTGGCGCGCGAGAAGGAGGAAATCTACCGGGCTTTGGTTCGCGAACACGGCATCCATCCCCTCCCCGGAGTGCGCGAACTCTTGGTCTCACTGGAGGCGGAAAAAATCCCCTGCGCTATCGGATCTTCCACCGAGCGCGCAAACCTCGACTTGCTCCTCGACTTGATGGACCTTCGGCGTTTCTTCCGCGTCATCGTCTCGGGCGAGGACGTCACCCACGGCAAGCCCGATCCCTCCATTTTCCTGCTCGCAGCGAAGCGTCTGGGCGTGCCGCCGACCGACTGTGTTGTGATCGAAGATGCGCTCGTCGGTTTGGAGGCGGCCAATCGCGCGGGGATGCCCGTCCTTGCCGTGGCCACGACCGAACCTCTTTCTTCATTGAAAGAGGCCGACAAGGCGGTGGGAAGTCTGGCGGAGGCAAACCCCGCACTTCTGCGCGACATGGCGCAGGCGAAAAAATCCTGA
- the ilvD gene encoding dihydroxy-acid dehydratase, with protein MRRYSSPVLDGPERAPSRAMLYAVGYRESDFAKPQVGVASTWSMVTPCNMHIDELAREAAGGINAAGGKATIFNTITISDGISMGTEGMKYSLVSREVIADSVETVVGCEGFDGFVAIGGCDKNMPGCMIAISRLNRPAVFVYGGTILPGCLNGQNLDIVSVFEAVGKRAAHSIDDRQLQKIESCAIPGAGSCGGMYTANTMASAIEAMGMSLPNSSAQAAVSKHKKQDAREAGAAVLNLLRRGIRPSDIMTREAFENAITVVIALGGSTNAVLHLLAMAHAANVKLSIDDFTRIGKRVPVLADLKPSGKFVVSELVAIGGIVPMMKELLAAKLLHGDCLTVTGKTLKQNLAAFPAYPKGQKIVRPLSDPIKKNSHLVILYGNLAPGGAVAKISGKEGEKFRGKARVFESEEKVLAAILDGTVRKGDVVVIRYEGPKGGPGMREMLAPTSAVMGKGLGTDVALITDGRFSGGTHGFVVGHITPEAFDGGPLALVKNGDTIEIDAVKHTLTLDVTAAELKKRRAKWKRPAPHYRRGILAKYADHVTTASQGAVTDAGF; from the coding sequence ATGCGCCGCTACTCGTCCCCCGTTCTCGACGGGCCGGAACGCGCCCCGAGCCGAGCCATGCTCTACGCCGTGGGCTACCGCGAGAGCGATTTTGCCAAGCCGCAGGTCGGCGTCGCCTCCACATGGAGCATGGTCACGCCGTGCAACATGCACATCGACGAACTCGCGCGCGAAGCGGCCGGCGGCATCAACGCCGCCGGAGGCAAAGCGACAATTTTCAACACCATCACGATCTCCGACGGCATATCGATGGGCACCGAGGGGATGAAATACTCGCTCGTTTCGCGCGAAGTAATCGCCGACTCGGTCGAAACCGTGGTCGGGTGCGAAGGGTTCGACGGCTTTGTGGCAATCGGAGGCTGCGACAAAAACATGCCGGGATGCATGATCGCCATTTCACGTCTGAACCGCCCCGCGGTCTTCGTTTATGGCGGCACCATCCTTCCCGGGTGCCTCAACGGACAAAATCTCGACATCGTTTCGGTTTTCGAGGCCGTGGGCAAACGTGCGGCTCATTCCATCGACGACCGTCAGCTGCAAAAAATCGAATCTTGCGCCATCCCCGGAGCGGGATCGTGCGGCGGAATGTATACCGCCAACACCATGGCATCCGCCATTGAAGCCATGGGCATGAGCCTGCCGAACAGTTCGGCGCAGGCCGCTGTCTCCAAACACAAAAAGCAGGATGCCCGTGAAGCGGGCGCGGCGGTTCTCAATCTCCTGCGCCGCGGCATCCGCCCTTCCGACATCATGACGCGCGAAGCCTTCGAGAACGCGATCACGGTCGTCATCGCTCTGGGCGGATCGACAAACGCCGTGCTCCACCTCCTCGCCATGGCCCACGCAGCCAATGTGAAACTCTCGATCGATGACTTCACACGCATCGGAAAGCGCGTCCCTGTGCTTGCCGACCTCAAGCCGAGCGGCAAGTTCGTCGTGTCCGAGTTGGTGGCTATCGGCGGCATCGTGCCGATGATGAAAGAGTTGCTCGCGGCAAAGCTGCTCCATGGCGACTGCCTCACCGTGACCGGCAAGACGCTCAAGCAGAACCTCGCGGCATTCCCGGCCTATCCGAAGGGCCAGAAGATCGTCCGCCCGCTCTCGGATCCGATCAAAAAAAACAGCCACCTTGTCATTCTCTACGGGAATCTGGCTCCGGGTGGTGCGGTCGCGAAAATTTCCGGCAAGGAGGGTGAAAAGTTCCGCGGCAAGGCGCGCGTCTTCGAGTCGGAAGAGAAAGTGCTCGCTGCAATCCTCGACGGCACCGTCAGGAAGGGTGATGTCGTTGTCATTCGCTACGAGGGACCCAAGGGCGGCCCGGGCATGCGCGAAATGCTGGCCCCGACATCGGCCGTGATGGGCAAAGGACTCGGCACGGATGTCGCGCTCATCACCGACGGCCGCTTTTCCGGGGGAACGCACGGCTTTGTCGTCGGCCACATCACCCCCGAGGCATTCGACGGCGGTCCGCTTGCGCTTGTGAAGAACGGCGACACCATCGAGATCGATGCCGTGAAACACACGCTTACATTGGATGTCACCGCCGCAGAACTGAAAAAGCGGCGCGCCAAGTGGAAGCGCCCGGCGCCGCACTACCGCCGGGGAATCCTCGCCAAATACGCGGACCACGTGACCACAGCCTCGCAGGGGGCCGTGACCGACGCGGGGTTCTGA